A single window of Nicotiana tomentosiformis chromosome 1, ASM39032v3, whole genome shotgun sequence DNA harbors:
- the LOC138910793 gene encoding uncharacterized protein has translation MRRTMLIASGLPKIFWAEKINTACYLLNRCMVRPILDKTLYELLRGRKPNITHLRAFRCKCFVHNNGKEALENIHVIFDESNNLAEKDLYEEDYDIGFTGDGDTKKSDEDGSKNHKESDRDYEEQEEERTTLTADQTNEATPTEPATLGHSSGESFPGVQTRSSIRNLCALTAFLSQVEPKTIKEALKVPDWIIAMQDELN, from the exons ATGAGGAGGACCATGTTGATTGCCAGTGGACTTCCTAAGATATTCTGGGCTGAGAAAATCAATACTGCTTGCTACCTGCTAAATAGATGCATGGTCAGACCCATTCTTGATAAAACTCTCTATGAGTTACTTCGAGGAAGAAAACCTAACATCACTCACCTGAGAGCCTTTAGGTGCAAATGTTTTGTGCATAATAATGGGAAAGAAgctctag AAAATATTcatgttatttttgatgaatctAACAATTTGGCTGAGAAAGATTTGTATGAGGAAGATTATGACATAGGATTCACTGGTGATGGAGATACAAAGAAATCTGATGAAGATGGATCTAAAAACCACAAGGAAAGTGACAGAGATTAtgaggaacaagaagaagaaagaactacTCTAACTGCCGACCAGACTAATGAAGCCACACCTACTGAACCTGCTACTTTGGGTCACTCCTCGGGTGAATCTTTTCCAG GGGTGCAAACCAGGTCTTCTATAAGAAATCTGTGTGCACTCACAGCATTCCTCTCACAGGTTGAACCTAAGACCATCAAAGAAGCTCTAAAGGTTCCAGACTGGATCATAGCCATGCAAGATGAGCTAAATTAG
- the LOC138910795 gene encoding uncharacterized protein: protein MPKASQKNAKPSIEPTHTHAPSPSISFTIPTLSSHVPTVHAAPIISTSTVTPPSKTTTSVPELPAKNNSKSTKVKETPRKYVKKVPEAATQGDTVAKVYMIQRESMSVTTDQVPHPTSKLDILVSAIDVARLDTLPPTSEKPPLELFSVEKGEGRKEPVQKEASDGLEFSWTKDEKDDEGENEEEVVNSHEEYDAKKITNGEEKSENKGVSRDEKESDTEDKTCEHANDSTEEENQSEGEEKYESEGEDQENISESERGDDESVEEEGNVSEESEVSSDEDDMPLSEVGKKSRKTTGKATKSAVSTRKRVVPHIRTPLIRSKRKVIDEQIMKESRSGKKPKKKVSIKEPIVEVSGEDGFDSTLPAKSSTPKKRGSKVTKSATSFARASRGKTIKNVPATVDRLTKFRNGKMLNGKILANTD, encoded by the exons ATGCCTAAAGCTAGTCAGAAAAATGCCAAGCCTTCAATTGAACCGACACACACACATGCTCCTTCTCCTTCAATATCCTTCACTATACCTACCTTATCCTCCCATGTTCCTACTGTTCATGCTGCTCCTATCATTTCCACCTCCACTGTAACCCCTCCTTCAAAAACAACTACCTCTGTACCTGAACTTCCTGCTAAAAATAACTCCAAGTCAACAAAGGTCAAAGAAACTCCAAGAAAATATGTCAAGAAAGTGCCTGAAGCTGCTACACAGGGTGACACTGTAGCCAAGGTATATATGATTCAGAGAGAATCAATGTCAGTCACTACTGATCAGGTACCACATCCTACTTCCAAGTTAGATATTTTGGTGTCTGCTATAGATGTTGCACGCCTAGATACTCTCCCACCCACGAGTGAGAAGCCACCACTGGAGCTATTCTCTGTAGAAAAG GGGGAAGGACGTAAAGAACCGGTGCAAAAGGAGGCTTCTGATGGCCTTGAGTTTAGTTGGACTAAGGATGAGAAAGATGATGAAggtgaaaatgaagaagaagttgtGAATAGTCACGAGGAATATGATGCTAAAAAAATAACCAATGGAGAAGAAAAGAGTGAGAATAAGGGAGTGTCTAGAGATGAGAAGGAGAGTGATACAGAGGATAAGACATGTGAACATGCTAATGATTCTACAGAAGAAGAAAATCAGAGTGAAGGAGAGGAGAAATATGAAAGTGAAGGCGAGGATCAAGAAAATATAAGTGAGAGTGAACGAGGTGATGACGAGAGTGTAGAAGAAGAGGGGAATGTGAGTGAGGAATCTGAAG TTAGCAGTGATGAAGATGATATGCCACTATCTGAGGTAGGGAAGAAGTCCAGGAAGACCACTGGGAAAGCTACAAAGTCAGCAGTCTCAACAAGAAAAAGAGTGGTTCCTCATATTAGAACTCCCCTCATAAGGAGTAAAAGAAAGGTTATTGATGAACAGATCATGAAGGAATCCAGAAGTGGAAAGAAGCCAAAGAAGAAGGTTTCAATTAAGGAACCTATTGTTGAGGTGAGTGGAGAAGATGGATTTGACTCTACATTGCCAGCAAAGTCTTCTACACCAAAGAAAAGGGGATCCAAAGTCACTAAATCTGCTACCTCTTTTGCAAGGGCCAGTAGGGGTAAGACAATAAAGAATGTGCCAGCTACAGTTGATCGACTCACGAAGTTCAGGAACGGCAAAATGCTAAATGGAAAGATTCTTGCGAACACTGATTAG